The following coding sequences lie in one Rutidosis leptorrhynchoides isolate AG116_Rl617_1_P2 chromosome 4, CSIRO_AGI_Rlap_v1, whole genome shotgun sequence genomic window:
- the LOC139840336 gene encoding uncharacterized protein produces MRHKKSGIQIGEEEKQAYSDSNSKNPNSKIEILSVSNEQEKNPNFKNSASITNHRLMNYHRKIHHKSLICCSSSEALIATKSLLLKLLNITYVKLFLIKAPSRVLLLLFLPSIYFFSSNHYKSLYLYILFLLSLTVFVLSVLNLASIRLFVANKLPFLTHSKTCPPVVWSIGSKNRHEESTVSGVLVKVYSNGDVYEGEFYKGKCSGSGVYYYNMNGRYEGDWVDQKYDGYGVETWAKGSRYRGQYRQGLRHGYGVYRFYVGDMYSGEWIKGVCHGYGVHTCEDGSKYFGEFKAGVKHGIGHYHFRNGDMYAGEYFADKMHGFGVYNFANGHRYEGAWHEGRRQGFGMYTFRNGDTQSGHWEDGVLSISTGPDTISTQSPMSVSHAKVLEAVQEARRKAEKALGAVNVDDKVNRAVAAANRAANAARVVAIKAVQTRADHYHDDDYPTLVIV; encoded by the exons ATGCGGCATAAAAAATCAGGCATTCAGATCGGAGAAGAAGAAAAACAAGCTTATTCTGATTCTAATtctaaaaaccctaattccaaaatcGAAATCCTATCAGTTTCTAATGAACAGgaaaaaaaccctaattttaagaaTAGCGCATCAATTACAAATCACAGGCTCATGAATTACCACCGGAAAATTCATCACAAATCTTTAATTTGTTGTTCATCTTCAGAAGCCCTAATAGCTACAAAATCACTTCTGCTAAAACTGTTAAATATCACATATGTAAAGCTTTTTTTGATCAAAGCTCCTTCTAGGGTTTTACTCCTTTTATTTTTACCATCAATTTACTTTTTTTCATCAAACCATTATAAATCTCTGTACCTATACATACTGTTTTTACTATCCCTTACTGTATTTGTACTATCTGTATTAAATCTTGCATCAATTAGGCTATTTGTTGCAAACAAGTTGCCTTTTTTGACCCATTCTAAAACATGCCCACCAGTTGTTTGGTCAATTGGGTCAAAGAATAGACATGAGGAAAGTACTGTATCAGGTGTTTTGGTGAAGGTGTATAGTAATGGGGATGTATATGAGGGTGAGTTTTATAAAGGAAAGTGTTCAGGAAGTGGGGTGTATTATTATAACATGAATGGTAGATATGAAGGTGATTGGGTTGATCAAAAGTATGATGGATATGGTGTTGAAACATGGGCTAAAGGGAGTAGGTACAGAGGGCAATATAGACAAGGATTGAGACATGGGTATGGTGTGTATAGATTCTATGTTGGGGATATGTATTCAGGTGAATGGATTAAGGGTGTGTGTCATGGTTATGGTGTTCATACTTGTGAAGATGGTAGTAAGTATTTTGGGGAGTTCAAAGCTGGTGTTAAACATGGAATTGGTCATTATCATTTCAG AAACGGAGACATGTATGCAGGGGAGTATTTTGCGGACAAGATGCACGGTTTTGGTGTCTACAATTTTGCAAACGGACATCGATACGAAGGTGCATGGCATGAAGGAAGAAGACAAGGGTTCGGTATGTACACTTTCAGAAACGGTGACACTCAATCTGGACACTGGGAAGACGGTGTTCTAAGCATCTCAACGGGTCCCGATACAATCTCTACACAATCTCCAATGTCCGTTTCTCATGCTAAAGTTCTTGAAGCAGTTCAAGAAGCAAGGCGTAAAGCTGAAAAAGCACTTGGTGCAGTTAATGTGGATGACAAGGTAAATAGGGCGGTGGCTGCAGCTAACAGGGCGGCCAATGCAGCAAGAGTGGTGGCAATTAAGGCGGTCCAGACCCGTGCAGACCACTACCATGATGATGATTATCCGACATTGGTTATTGTTTGA
- the LOC139843480 gene encoding large ribosomal subunit protein eL43, protein MTKRTKKAGIVGKYGTRYGASLRKQIKKMEVSQHSKYFCEFCGKYAVKRKAVGIWGCKDCGKVKAGGAYTLNTASAVTVRSTIRRLREQTES, encoded by the exons ATG ACAAAGAGGACCAAGAAGGCTGGCATTGTTGGGAAGTATG GTACCCGTTATGGTGCTAGTCTGCGAAAACAGATTAAAAAGATGGAGGTCAGTCAACACAGCAAGTATTTCTGTGAGTTCTGTGGAAAG TATGCAGTGAAGAGAAAGGCTGTTGGCATTTGGGGTTGCAAGGATTGTGGCAAAGTCAAAGCAGGCGGTGCATACACATTGAA TACTGCTAGTGCAGTCACAGTCAGGAGCACAATTCGAAGGTTGAGGGAGCAAACTGAGAGTTAG
- the LOC139904446 gene encoding subtilisin-like protease: protein MEGKRSNLLLQVSLLLILSFINIFSNATKLETYIVTLDSPDGINFATSDDRQSWYESFLTATSTDSNVKPSILHAYHNVFTGFAADLSAEQVKAMENMEGFVSARPERVYELHTTHTPNFLGLYQNLGVWKGSNYGIGTIIGLLDTGITIGHPSFDDEGVPTPPKKWKGKCEVAGCNNKLIGARDFTRGSTRSPLDSGGHGTHTAGTAGGNFVHGASLFGNAKGTAAGMAPHAHVAMYKVCADVGCSDSAILAAMDAAIEDGVDVLSLSLGGASLPFYEDGIAVGAFSAIQRGIFVSCSAGNSGPYNSTLSNEAPWILTVGASTVDRDIRATVYLGNKVLIDGESVYQPKDFTQDFLPLVYPGSNDQRASWCAKGSLDHFDVKGKIVLCDMGGAISRIGKGQTVKDAGGAGMIITNSEIEGDGTFADANVLPASHISYKDGVSIKKYISSNTKPVATILFRGTTIGVKTAPEVTYFSSRGPSRASPGIVKPDIIGPGVNILAAWPVSVDNITTKATFNMISGTSMSCPHLAGISALLKSEHPDWSPAAIKSAIMTTADTVNLGGQPIEDEREVPTYIYATGSGHVNPLKASDPGLIFDIKPDDYIPYLCGLGYTSKQVGVIVQKKVRCLETIEESQLNYPSIVATLKAGEQKSYPRTVTNVGVAMSNYTIKAWSAPPGVIIQVGPQVLEFTKLGQTVSYEVVLTRDATTKVTNQYAEGVVTWGNGKYTVRTPYSVKYV from the coding sequence ATGGAGGGAAAAAGATCAAATCTTTTACTACAAGTTTCTTTATTGTTGATTCTTTCTTTCATAAACATATTTAGCAATGCAACCAAACTGGAAACCTACATTGTCACCTTAGACTCTCCTGATGGTATAAACTTTGCTACATCAGATGACCGACAAAGTTGGTACGAGTCCTTTTTAACAGCAACCAGCACTGACTCAAATGTGAAACCGAGCATACTTCATGCATACCATAATGTGTTTACCGGGTTTGCAGCCGACTTATCAGCAGAACAAGTAAAAGCAATGGAAAACATGGAAGGATTTGTATCTGCAAGACCCGAAAGAGTGTACGAGTTACACACAACGCATACACCCAATTTTCTGGGGTTGTACCAAAATTTAGGAGTATGGAAAGGATCAAATTACGGAATTGGAACCATAATCGGGCTGTTAGACACCGGGATTACGATCGGGCATCCGTCTTTTGATGATGAAGGTGTCCCGACCCCACCGAAAAAATGGAAAGGGAAATGTGAAGTTGCAGGGTGTAATAATAAACTGATTGGTGCTAGAGATTTTACTCGTGGTAGTACTCGCTCGCCGCTTGATTCAGGTGGACATGGGACCCACACGGCTGGTACAGCTGGCGGGAATTTCGTACATGGCGCGAGTTTATTTGGTAACGCGAAAGGTACTGCTGCTGGGATGGCCCCACATGCACATGTGGCGATGTATAAAGTGTGTGCTGACGTTGGGTGTTCGGATAGTGCGATTTTAGCTGCCATGGATGCAGCCATTGAAGATGGGGTAGACGTTTTGTCGCTATCGCTAGGTGGAGCTTCGTTACCGTTTTATGAAGATGGGATCGCGGTTGGTGCGTTTAGTGCTATTCAAAGAGGGATTTTTGTTAGTTGTTCGGCGGGTAATTCTGGACCGTACAATTCAACGTTGTCAAACGAAGCTCCATGGATTCTTACGGTGGGTGCTAGTACAGTAGATCGAGACATCAGAGCTACTGTTTATCTTGGAAACAAGGTCTTGATTGATGGTGAATCGGTGTATCAACCGAAAGATTTTACTCAGGACTTTTTGCCTCTTGTTTACCCGGGGTCAAACGATCAACGAGCATCATGGTGTGCAAAAGGATCGTTAGACCATTTTGACGTTAAAGGAAAGATAGTATTGTGCGATATGGGCGGGGCGATTTCAAGAATCGGTAAAGGTCAAACTGTAAAAGATGCTGGTGGGGCCGGTATGATTATTACAAACAGTGAAATCGAAGGGGATGGTACATTTGCAGACGCGAATGTTCTTCCTGCATCACACATTAGTTATAAAGACGGCGTCTCAATTAAGAAATACATCAGTTCAAACACAAAACCTGTTGCTACGATTTTATTTCGGGGAACAACCATTGGCGTAAAAACAGCGCCCGAGGTGACGTACTTCTCGTCCCGAGGACCGAGCAGGGCAAGCCCGGGAATTGTTAAGCCTGACATCATCGGGCCTGGGGTTAACATTCTTGCTGCTTGGCCGGTTTCTGTTGATAACATAACAACGAAAGCGACATTTAACATGATTTCGGGAACATCAATGTCATGTCCTCATCTTGCGGGTATATCAGCGTTATTGAAAAGCGAACATCCTGATTGGTCGCCAGCAGCCATTAAGTCTGCAATTATGACCACTGCTGatacggtcaacttgggtggtcaacccATCGAGGACGAACGAGAGGTCCCGACGTATATTTATGCGACGGGTTCGGGTCATGTTAACCCGTTAAAAGCGTCAGACCCGGGACTTATTTTTGACATTAAACCTGATGACTACATACCTTACTTGTGCGGTTTAGGATATACAAGCAAACAAGTTGGAGTCATTGTTCAGAAAAAGGTTCGGTGCTTAGAAACTATAGAGGAATCGCAATTGAACTATCCTTCGATTGTGGCTACTTTAAAAGCTGGTGAACAAAAATCGTACCCGAGGACAGTGACTAATGTTGGAGTAGCTATGTCGAATTACACCATAAAAGCTTGGTCTGCTCCACCTGGTGTGATTATACAAGTTGGTCCACAGGTGCTAGAGTTCACAAAATTGGGTCAAACGGTGTCATACGAAGTTGTACTAACTCGAGATGCTACGACTAAGGTGACAAATCAATATGCAGAAGGAGTTGTTACATGGGGTAATGGTAAATACACGGTTCGAACTCCATACTCCGTCAAGTATGTCTGA